Proteins co-encoded in one Salvia splendens isolate huo1 chromosome 4, SspV2, whole genome shotgun sequence genomic window:
- the LOC121801499 gene encoding calcium load-activated calcium channel-like — translation MASALFSGLRYSDSLTVVGISFCTAVVCEAISWLLIYRTASYKSLKSTIDKASKKLEIMKTTDVNSASANLLKKTSKTKKIDRVETSLKESSRDLSMFKFKSGGVVALVLFMVFGLLNSLFEGKPVAKIPFVPIKLVQKMSHRGLAGDDMTDCSMAFLYLLCSISIRTNLQKFLGFSPPRGAAGAGLFPMPDPKSS, via the coding sequence ATGGCGTCAGCCCTATTTTCCGGCCTCAGATACTCCGACAGCCTCACCGTCGTCGGAATTTCCTTCTGCACCGCCGTCGTCTGCGAGGCCATCTCATGGCTGCTCATCTACCGCACCGCTTCCTACAAATCCCTCAAATCCACCATCGACAAAGCCTCCAAAAAGCTCGAGATCATGAAGACGACGGACGTCAACTCCGCCTCCGCGAACCTCCTCAAAAAGACTTCTAAAACCAAGAAAATCGACCGCGTCGAGACCTCTCTGAAGGAATCCAGCCGCGATCTGTCCATGTTCAAGTTCAAATCGGGCGGCGTCGTTGCCCTAGTTTTGTTCATGGTCTTCGGATTGCTCAATAGTTTGTTTGAGGGGAAACCGGTCGCCAAAATTCCGTTTGTTCCGATCAAATTAGTGCAGAAGATGAGCCACAGGGGATTGGCGGGTGATGATATGACGGATTGTTCCATGGCGTTTTTGTACTTGCTGTGTTCGATCAGCATTAGGACCAATTTGCAGAAGTTTTTGGGATTCTCCCCACCGCGTGGAGCTGCTGGCGCCGGCTTGTTCCCAATGCCAGATCCCAAGTCCAGCTGA